Proteins encoded in a region of the Campylobacter showae CSUNSWCD genome:
- the leuS gene encoding leucine--tRNA ligase, protein MSENLKYEPAKIEKKWQEIWSKNGEFEPKDDYSLPKKYILSMFPYPSGRIHMGHVRNYTIGDALARYYRKHGYNVLHPIGFDSFGMPAENAAIKHKIHPKIWTYENIDYMRGELETLGLSFSKKREFATSDPLYTKFEQEFFIKMYEKGLVYRKSAVVNWCEYDQTVLANEQVEDGCCWRCGNAVIQRELPGYYLKITDYAQELLDDLKCLEGKWPSQVLTMQENWIGKSFGLEFKFELDEESKQILEDGEQIEGFGVFTTRPDTIYGVSYAALAPEHKIVKRLLDGGKLEVAKAERIRKILNQSPRERQASEKDGLFLGINVVHPLTGEKVPVWVANFVLADYGSGAVMAVPAHDERDYEFASKFDLPIKWVVKPAQGEFEGGKALTEYGISINSPLINGLSSEEAKLKIIEKFEADKIGKRVVNFKIRDWGISRQRYWGAPIPMVHCKCCGVVPEKIENLPVTLPDDVQITGEGNPLDKHESWKHVKCPKCGGEAVRETDTMDTFFESSWYFARYASDEKTWQERAFDAKSVNYWMNVDQYIGGIEHAILHLLYARFFQKALRDLGYLRDDEPFERLLTQGMVLKDGKKMSKSKGNVVDPDDIIHKYGADTARLFILFAAPPQKELEWNDSAVEGAFRFLNRLYERSTGVKKCTQIPQIVHANLSKEEKYARMKVYEALKKSNDVYEENFTFNTLIAACMEALNAVNAQDNQDVTTEAFFIILNLLEPIVPHIANELSEQLFGRANFTKIEILDEVFEKDSLNLAITVNGKRRGEFEAPSSASDDEVLALARQSAAKWLEGKEIIKQIYVNGKLVNFVIKG, encoded by the coding sequence ATGAGTGAAAATTTAAAATACGAGCCGGCGAAAATAGAAAAAAAATGGCAAGAAATTTGGAGTAAAAACGGCGAATTTGAGCCCAAAGACGACTATAGCCTGCCTAAAAAATATATCCTAAGCATGTTTCCGTATCCTAGCGGACGTATCCATATGGGGCACGTTAGAAACTACACCATCGGCGATGCCTTGGCTCGCTACTACCGCAAGCACGGCTACAACGTCCTTCATCCGATCGGCTTTGATAGCTTTGGTATGCCTGCAGAAAATGCAGCGATAAAGCACAAAATCCATCCTAAAATTTGGACTTACGAAAATATAGACTATATGCGCGGCGAGCTTGAGACGCTAGGACTTAGCTTTTCTAAAAAGCGCGAATTTGCGACTTCTGATCCGCTTTATACTAAATTTGAGCAAGAATTTTTCATCAAAATGTATGAAAAAGGGCTGGTTTACCGCAAAAGCGCGGTCGTAAACTGGTGCGAATACGACCAGACCGTGCTTGCCAACGAGCAGGTTGAAGACGGATGCTGCTGGAGATGCGGAAACGCCGTCATCCAGCGCGAGCTACCTGGCTACTACTTAAAGATCACCGATTATGCGCAGGAGCTACTGGACGACCTAAAGTGCCTTGAAGGCAAATGGCCGTCCCAAGTGCTCACGATGCAGGAAAACTGGATCGGCAAGAGCTTTGGCTTAGAGTTTAAATTTGAGCTTGACGAGGAGTCGAAGCAAATTTTAGAAGACGGCGAGCAGATAGAGGGGTTTGGGGTATTTACTACCCGCCCGGATACGATTTACGGCGTTAGCTATGCAGCTCTAGCGCCTGAGCATAAGATCGTAAAGAGGCTACTTGACGGCGGTAAGCTTGAGGTGGCCAAAGCCGAGAGAATCAGAAAAATTTTAAACCAAAGTCCGCGCGAACGCCAAGCTAGCGAAAAAGACGGCCTGTTTTTAGGTATAAACGTCGTGCACCCGCTAACCGGAGAAAAAGTTCCGGTTTGGGTGGCAAATTTCGTCCTAGCAGACTACGGTAGCGGCGCGGTTATGGCGGTGCCGGCTCACGACGAGAGAGACTACGAGTTTGCGAGTAAATTTGACCTGCCGATAAAGTGGGTGGTTAAGCCTGCGCAGGGCGAATTTGAGGGCGGCAAGGCGCTAACGGAATACGGAATATCTATAAATTCGCCGCTCATAAATGGTCTTAGCAGTGAAGAGGCAAAGCTAAAAATCATAGAAAAATTTGAAGCGGATAAGATCGGCAAACGGGTCGTAAATTTTAAAATCCGCGACTGGGGTATCTCTAGGCAGCGCTATTGGGGCGCGCCGATACCGATGGTGCACTGCAAGTGTTGCGGCGTCGTGCCTGAAAAGATCGAAAATCTGCCAGTGACGCTACCTGATGACGTGCAGATAACAGGCGAGGGAAATCCGCTCGATAAACACGAGAGCTGGAAACACGTCAAATGCCCAAAATGCGGCGGCGAGGCCGTTCGCGAGACCGATACGATGGATACGTTTTTTGAGAGCAGCTGGTATTTTGCTAGATACGCGAGCGACGAAAAAACGTGGCAGGAACGCGCATTTGACGCTAAAAGCGTGAATTATTGGATGAATGTGGATCAGTACATCGGTGGTATCGAGCACGCGATCTTGCACCTGCTTTACGCGAGATTTTTCCAAAAGGCCTTACGAGATCTAGGCTACCTCAGAGACGACGAGCCGTTTGAGCGCCTGCTCACTCAAGGCATGGTGCTAAAAGACGGCAAAAAAATGAGCAAAAGCAAGGGCAACGTGGTTGATCCAGATGACATCATACATAAATACGGCGCCGATACGGCGAGGCTTTTTATTCTATTTGCTGCGCCTCCGCAAAAAGAGCTTGAGTGGAACGACAGCGCGGTTGAGGGCGCGTTTAGATTTTTAAACCGCTTGTACGAACGAAGCACGGGTGTAAAAAAATGCACGCAAATCCCGCAGATAGTGCACGCAAATTTGAGCAAAGAAGAAAAATACGCGCGTATGAAAGTTTACGAGGCCCTTAAAAAATCAAACGACGTTTATGAGGAAAATTTTACCTTTAATACCCTAATCGCTGCTTGCATGGAGGCTCTAAACGCGGTAAATGCGCAGGATAATCAGGATGTGACGACAGAAGCGTTTTTCATTATCTTAAATTTGCTCGAGCCTATCGTGCCGCACATTGCAAACGAGCTTAGCGAGCAGTTATTTGGCAGGGCGAATTTTACGAAAATAGAAATTTTAGACGAGGTTTTCGAAAAAGATAGCTTAAATTTGGCTATTACCGTTAACGGCAAAAGGCGCGGCGAATTTGAAGCACCAAGCAGCGCGAGCGATGACGAGGTTTTGGCTCTAGCTAGACAAAGTGCGGCTAAATGGCTAGAAGGAAAAGAAATAATCAAACAAATTTACGTAAACGGCAAACTCGTAAATTTCGTAATAAAAGGCTAA
- a CDS encoding DUF6394 family protein: MNWGKVVYIFFALMSLTTTAGFLYDKNEIALFVAASVNVISTLLKIGVKNVFAAELFASSLVADLHLIPAFVLLQVNGNAHMAYSLSIGAAIANVFSLALVLVESGKTQEEF; encoded by the coding sequence ATGAACTGGGGCAAGGTTGTTTATATATTTTTCGCGCTTATGAGCCTGACGACAACGGCGGGGTTTTTGTATGATAAAAACGAGATTGCGCTATTTGTAGCGGCGAGCGTAAACGTGATCTCGACGCTGCTAAAAATCGGCGTCAAAAACGTCTTTGCCGCAGAGCTTTTTGCTAGCTCGCTGGTGGCTGATTTGCATCTTATTCCGGCTTTTGTGCTGCTTCAGGTAAACGGCAACGCGCACATGGCGTATTCGCTATCGATCGGCGCCGCGATAGCAAACGTCTTTTCTTTGGCGCTTGTTCTGGTCGAGTCCGGTAAGACGCAAGAAGAATTTTAG
- the secF gene encoding protein translocase subunit SecF, with translation MQFFSKAHVYDFMSKRYIALGISAVLFFGSLFLMATKGFNYGIDFSGGTLIQVKYDSAVSLDKIRAALAKNEAYKNASVTEFGSAEEVTIRFSGASSNLGSDVGASVAELLKDTGKFEIRRTDVVGPKVGDELREKGVMALAISLVGILIYIAFRFEWRFAMAAVASEIHDVVITMGAISFFAIDVNLDTLAAILTVVGYSLNDTIIVFDRIRENIKSSKSTHLDTIINESVSATLTRTILTSGTTLITVVVLFLFGGDMIHGFSLALIVGIVIGTLSSIFVAAPMLLWFKFSVEKYRAMEAEKARVQREKDKQRAMFEKGTI, from the coding sequence ATGCAATTTTTCTCAAAGGCACATGTTTATGATTTTATGAGCAAGCGCTACATCGCGCTCGGCATATCTGCTGTACTATTTTTTGGTTCGCTTTTTTTGATGGCGACGAAGGGCTTTAACTACGGCATCGACTTTTCTGGCGGTACGCTCATCCAGGTGAAATACGATAGTGCAGTCTCTTTAGATAAAATTCGCGCAGCTTTGGCAAAAAACGAAGCCTATAAAAACGCGAGCGTTACGGAATTTGGCTCGGCGGAGGAAGTTACGATTAGATTTTCGGGAGCAAGCTCAAATTTAGGTAGCGACGTCGGAGCTAGCGTAGCTGAGCTTTTAAAAGATACGGGCAAATTTGAGATCCGCCGTACGGACGTGGTCGGGCCTAAAGTCGGCGACGAGCTACGCGAAAAGGGAGTGATGGCGCTTGCGATCTCGCTCGTGGGTATTTTGATCTACATCGCGTTTAGATTCGAGTGGAGATTTGCGATGGCGGCGGTTGCTTCGGAGATTCACGACGTCGTGATCACGATGGGCGCGATCAGTTTTTTTGCTATCGACGTAAATTTGGACACTCTCGCGGCGATCCTTACGGTCGTGGGCTACTCGCTAAACGATACGATTATCGTTTTTGACCGTATCAGAGAAAATATCAAAAGCAGCAAGAGTACGCATCTTGATACGATAATAAACGAATCAGTCTCCGCGACGCTAACTAGAACGATACTTACCTCGGGCACCACGCTCATCACGGTCGTCGTGCTATTTTTGTTCGGCGGAGATATGATACACGGATTTTCTTTGGCGTTGATAGTGGGCATAGTCATCGGTACGCTTAGCTCGATATTTGTCGCTGCGCCTATGCTTTTGTGGTTTAAATTTAGCGTGGAGAAATATCGCGCGATGGAAGCGGAAAAGGCGCGCGTACAAAGAGAAAAAGACAAGCAACGCGCGATGTTTGAAAAAGGCACTATATAA
- the secD gene encoding protein translocase subunit SecD, translating to MRNGKITYRLIIFALALIFGIIFSAPSFTDKLGGSKISLGLDLQGGLHMLLGVETEEAVHSKIKSIAASVNYFAKKEDVLIDSFKIREDKVDFELLDADEAAKIDGMLKDIKGLNVQKEGLKYSVGLTDAEKAETIEYAINQAVETIRNRLDQFGLAEPTVARQGKDNILVELPGIKTAADEQRARDLIAKAAHLQLMAVDEKRQSQANSMSEAEAESYGDIIYPDVKNAQIKYVVKNIPVLDGAMLTDARVAFDQRTNAPIISFTLNAEGARIFGDFTGANVGKRLAIVLDGKVYSAPSINERIGGGSGQISGGFSVEEAHDVAIALRSGALLAPVKMLEKRSVGPSLGADSIRQSMIALASASVLVVLFMIAYYGFSGILANIALVANILILVAVMAMFGAALTLPGMAGIVLTIGMAVDANVIINERIRELLRDGASIATSVKKGYENAMSAIIDANLTTLITSVVLYAYGTGPVKGFAVTMGIGIIASMITAILGTHGMFDTIINKIEKSGNTRFWFGYKRV from the coding sequence ATGCGTAACGGCAAAATAACGTATAGGCTGATCATCTTTGCTTTGGCTTTGATTTTCGGCATTATCTTTTCCGCGCCGTCTTTTACGGACAAGCTAGGCGGATCTAAAATCAGCCTAGGTCTTGATTTACAGGGTGGACTTCATATGCTCCTTGGCGTCGAGACCGAGGAGGCCGTGCACTCAAAGATCAAATCCATAGCCGCCAGCGTGAACTATTTTGCGAAAAAAGAGGACGTTTTGATCGATAGCTTTAAGATCCGCGAGGATAAGGTGGACTTTGAGCTACTAGACGCAGACGAAGCCGCTAAAATCGATGGCATGCTAAAAGATATCAAGGGTCTTAACGTACAAAAAGAGGGTCTAAAATACTCTGTCGGTCTAACCGACGCCGAGAAGGCCGAAACTATCGAATACGCGATAAACCAAGCGGTCGAAACGATCAGAAACCGCCTCGATCAGTTCGGTCTAGCAGAGCCTACCGTTGCAAGGCAGGGCAAGGATAATATCCTAGTCGAGCTTCCGGGCATCAAAACGGCAGCCGACGAGCAGCGCGCTCGCGATCTCATAGCAAAAGCCGCGCACCTACAGCTAATGGCCGTCGATGAAAAGCGCCAGTCGCAGGCAAACTCTATGAGCGAGGCCGAGGCTGAGAGCTACGGCGACATCATCTATCCAGACGTCAAAAATGCTCAGATAAAATACGTTGTAAAAAACATCCCCGTCCTCGACGGAGCGATGCTAACGGACGCTAGAGTGGCATTTGATCAGCGCACGAACGCGCCTATCATCAGCTTTACTTTAAACGCCGAGGGAGCTAGAATTTTTGGCGATTTTACCGGTGCAAACGTAGGCAAGCGACTAGCTATCGTGCTTGACGGCAAGGTGTACTCAGCTCCTTCGATAAACGAGCGAATCGGCGGCGGAAGCGGTCAGATAAGCGGCGGATTTAGCGTAGAGGAGGCTCACGACGTAGCTATCGCGCTTAGAAGCGGCGCTCTTTTGGCTCCCGTAAAAATGCTAGAAAAGCGAAGCGTAGGACCAAGCCTTGGTGCTGATAGTATAAGACAATCTATGATCGCGCTAGCGTCGGCTTCGGTTTTGGTTGTGCTGTTTATGATAGCTTATTACGGATTTAGCGGTATTTTGGCAAATATCGCACTTGTCGCAAATATCTTAATATTAGTCGCTGTGATGGCGATGTTCGGCGCTGCTCTAACGTTACCGGGAATGGCCGGTATAGTGTTAACCATCGGTATGGCAGTCGATGCCAACGTCATCATAAACGAGCGTATCAGAGAGCTACTGCGCGATGGAGCTAGTATCGCAACTAGCGTGAAAAAGGGCTATGAAAACGCGATGAGCGCTATCATTGATGCAAATTTGACCACGCTTATCACCTCGGTAGTGCTTTACGCCTACGGTACGGGACCTGTCAAGGGCTTTGCCGTGACGATGGGTATAGGTATCATCGCTTCGATGATAACGGCGATCTTAGGTACTCACGGTATGTTTGATACGATTATAAATAAAATAGAAAAAAGCGGCAACACGCGGTTTTGGTTCGGTTATAAAAGGGTATAA
- the yajC gene encoding preprotein translocase subunit YajC → MQEGNFVASLLPLVVLFAIFYFLVIRPQQKQQKAHAAMLAALEKGDKIITSGGLICEVIKPEEDFIRVKLNDDVIVRVSREFVARKIEKTETKANA, encoded by the coding sequence ATGCAAGAAGGAAATTTCGTAGCTTCATTACTGCCTCTAGTCGTGCTTTTCGCGATATTTTATTTTTTGGTTATCAGACCGCAGCAAAAACAGCAAAAAGCTCATGCCGCGATGCTAGCCGCACTCGAAAAGGGCGACAAGATCATAACTAGCGGCGGACTAATCTGCGAGGTGATAAAACCGGAAGAGGATTTTATCAGAGTTAAGCTTAACGACGACGTAATCGTGCGCGTTTCACGCGAATTCGTCGCGAGAAAAATAGAAAAAACAGAGACGAAAGCAAATGCGTAA
- a CDS encoding apolipoprotein N-acyltransferase produces the protein MKLRNFLLAWGSLIKKILSPYFSTKIIIKAFVGAILISNFILADLLGGEILKFISPFFAIAGFYLLLKFGRHGFFWTGFFIGILWFYWISFSLVYYELSYLIPLEILAIGIIYGALFLIAGIPAQIWLKALLLILVSNIHPFGFNWLNLEAVFVPGIFAPNLLALAFIFAAILCLFYVKNRLKFIAFAALLACAVQYGTPNFKTLPLEIKLTTTEVPQELKWQKQLKNEFINQNLAIIDEAISAGFRAVILPESAFPVYMTHERNLTSELLEKSQKIAIVAGALARENGANYNSAFFFDRGKMGRLDKFILVPFGEEIPLPSFARDLINKIFFGGAKDFETASAPSDYEIEGVKIRNAICYEATRDELFEGKFDVMIAVTNNGWFVPSTEPNLQRILLRYYATKYSKAIYHSVNGSPSEIITPKQGLLDKFFR, from the coding sequence ATGAAGCTACGAAATTTCCTTCTTGCATGGGGTTCCTTGATAAAAAAAATTTTAAGCCCTTATTTTAGCACTAAAATTATAATAAAAGCCTTTGTCGGCGCGATTTTAATCTCAAATTTTATACTGGCCGATCTTTTAGGCGGCGAAATTTTAAAGTTTATCTCGCCGTTTTTTGCGATCGCGGGCTTTTATTTGCTACTTAAATTTGGCCGACACGGCTTTTTTTGGACGGGATTTTTTATCGGGATTTTGTGGTTTTACTGGATCAGCTTTAGCCTCGTTTATTACGAGCTTAGCTACCTCATCCCGCTTGAAATTTTAGCTATCGGGATCATCTACGGTGCGCTTTTTTTGATAGCAGGCATTCCGGCTCAAATTTGGCTAAAGGCTTTGCTGCTTATTTTAGTTTCAAACATCCATCCATTCGGCTTTAACTGGCTAAATTTAGAGGCCGTTTTTGTGCCGGGTATTTTTGCGCCAAATTTGCTCGCCCTTGCATTTATTTTCGCCGCGATTTTGTGCCTGTTTTACGTCAAAAACCGCCTCAAATTTATCGCTTTTGCCGCGCTTTTAGCATGCGCGGTGCAGTATGGTACGCCAAATTTTAAAACTCTGCCTCTTGAGATCAAGCTAACAACCACCGAAGTGCCGCAGGAGCTAAAGTGGCAAAAGCAGCTAAAAAACGAATTTATAAATCAAAATTTAGCTATCATAGATGAGGCGATAAGTGCGGGATTTAGGGCGGTTATTTTGCCCGAGAGCGCCTTCCCCGTCTATATGACGCACGAGCGAAATTTGACCTCCGAACTACTGGAAAAATCGCAAAAGATCGCTATCGTCGCCGGCGCGCTAGCTCGCGAAAACGGCGCCAACTACAACTCGGCATTTTTCTTTGACCGCGGTAAGATGGGGCGGCTGGATAAATTTATCCTCGTGCCTTTTGGCGAGGAGATCCCGCTACCATCGTTTGCGCGAGATTTGATAAATAAGATATTTTTCGGCGGCGCGAAGGATTTTGAAACGGCGAGCGCTCCTAGCGACTACGAGATAGAGGGCGTAAAAATCAGAAACGCGATCTGCTACGAAGCGACGCGGGACGAACTATTTGAGGGCAAATTTGACGTAATGATCGCGGTTACTAATAACGGCTGGTTCGTGCCTAGCACCGAGCCAAATTTACAGCGCATTTTACTCAGATACTACGCGACGAAATACAGCAAAGCCATCTATCACAGCGTAAACGGCTCGCCGTCTGAGATAATCACGCCAAAACAAGGCTTACTCGATAAATTTTTCAGATAA